In a single window of the Zea mays cultivar B73 chromosome 5, Zm-B73-REFERENCE-NAM-5.0, whole genome shotgun sequence genome:
- the LOC103626199 gene encoding UDP-glycosyltransferase 86A1, whose product MAQGAAGVVDTRRHGGKPHAVVVAYPLQGHVIPVVHLALRLAARGFAVTFVSTEAVHDQTARALGVDPDGYDPFAAARARAQEEGPPPPPLGDVSYALVSDGLPVGFDRSLNHDDFMGALFHALPAHVEQLLRRVVVEPRATFLVADTFFVWPATLARRLGIAYVSFWTEPALIFNLYYHIDLLTQNGHFRCNEPRKDTITYIPGVAAIEPSELMSYLQETDTTSIVHRIIFKAFDEARGADYVLCNTVEELEPSTIAALRAYRPFYAVGPILPAGFARSAVATSMWAESDCSRWLDAQPVGSVLYISFGSYAHVTKQELREIAGGVLASGARFLWVMRPDIVSSDDPDPLPEGFAEAAAGRGLVVQWCCQVEVLSHAAVGAFLTHCGWNSVLESVWAGVPMLCFPLLTDQLTNRRLVAREWRAGVSVGDRGAVRADEVRARIEAVMGGEDGLKLREQVKKLRGTLEAAVASGGSSRHNFDEFVEELKRRCGGR is encoded by the exons ATGGCGCAAGGGGCCGCCGGCGTAGTAGACACGAGGAGGCATGGCGGCAAGCCGCACGCGGTGGTGGTGGCGTACCCGCTGCAGGGCCACGTCATCCCCGTGGTGCACCTGGCGCTGCGGCTCGCGGCGCGGGGCTTCGCCGTCACCTTCGTTAGCACGGAGGCCGTGCACGACCAGACGGCGCGCGCGCTGGGCGTGGACCCGGACGGGTACGACCCCTTCGCGGCCGCGCGCGCTCGGGCGCAGGAGGaggggccgccgccgccgccgctgggcGACGTGTCATACGCGCTGGTGAGCGACGGCCTCCCCGTGGGCTTCGACCGGTCGCTCAACCACGACGACTTCATGGGCGCTCTGTTCCACGCGCTGCCCGCGCACGTCGAGCAGCTGCTCCGCCGCGTCGTCGTCGAACCCAGAGCCACGTTCCTCGTCGCCGACACCTTCTTCGTGTGGCCCGCCACTCTGGCCAGGCGCCTCGGCATCGCGTATGTGTCGTTCTGGACCGAGCCGGCGCTCATCTTCAACCTCTACTACCACATCGACTTGCTCACCCAGAACGGACACTTTAGATGCAACG AGCCTCGCAAGGACACGATCACCTACATCCCGGGCGTGGCGGCCATCGAGCCGAGCGAGCTCATGTCGTACCTGCAGGAGACGGACACCACCTCCATCGTCCACCGCATCATCTTCAAGGCGTTCGACGAGGCCCGCGGCGCCGACTACGTGCTCTGCAACACCGTGGAGGAGCTGGAGCCGTCGACCATCGCGGCGCTGCGCGCCTACAGGCCCTTCTACGCCGTGGGGCCCATCCTCCCGGCGGGCTTCGCGCGCAGCGCCGTGGCCACGTCCATGTGGGCGGAGTCCGACTGCTCCCGGTGGCTGGACGCGCAGCCGGTCGGGTCCGTGCTCTACATCTCCTTCGGCAGCTACGCGCACGTGACCAAGCAGGAGCTGCGCGAGATCGCGGGCGGCGTGCTGGCCAGCGGCGCCCGGTTCCTGTGGGTGATGCGCCCGGACATCGTGAGCTCCGACGACCCGGACCCGCTGCCCGAGGGGTTCGCCGAGGCCGCGGCGGGGCGCGGCCTGGTGGTCCAGTGGTGCTGCCAGGTGGAGGTGCTCTCCCACGCCGCCGTCGGCGCCTTCCTCACGCACTGCGGCTGGAACTCCGTCCTCGAGAGCGTGTGGGCGGGCGTGCCCATGCTGTGCTTCCCGCTGCTCACGGACCAGCTCACCAACCGCCGCCTCGTCGCGCGGGAGTGGCGTGCCGGCGTGTCCGTCGGAGACCGCGGCGCGGTGCGCGCCGACGAGGTGAGGGCGCGGATTGAAGCGGTCATGGGCGGGGAAGACGGCCTCAAGCTCAGGGAGCAGGTGAAGAAGCTCAGGGGCACACTCGAGGCTGCCGTGGCGTCCGGTGGTTCGTCGCGGCACAACTTCGACGAGTTCGTCGAGGAGCTGAAGCGCCGGTGCGGAGGCCGCTGA